The proteins below are encoded in one region of Winogradskyella helgolandensis:
- a CDS encoding glycoside hydrolase family 113: MRYVFYFLLSLMFVSCAAIPHQSSKINGVSFVASRGVVDSTHVKPIVNINANAASVMPFGFIKDINHPEIIHNTDRQWFGETRSGAGQYIEALHKEGIKVMVKPQLWISHGEFTGFLKATSEADWQLLETSYTDFIIEYAELAEELNVEVFCIGTELEEFIKNRPEYWRQLIKEIRTIYTGNLTYAANWDEFWTTPFWSELDYVGIDAYFPVSDMQTPTIEDCIKGWEKHKQGLKAFSEKLDRPIVFTEFGYRSVDYSGKEPWRYDRSMTSVNLEAQNNATQALFDAIWQEDWFAGGYLWKWFIDHHKVGGLEDNQFTPQNKPVEEILKVHYGKY; the protein is encoded by the coding sequence ATGCGATATGTTTTCTATTTCCTTTTAAGTCTTATGTTTGTGAGTTGTGCTGCGATTCCACATCAATCTTCTAAGATTAATGGTGTTAGTTTTGTGGCTTCTAGAGGAGTCGTAGATTCGACACATGTTAAACCAATTGTGAACATTAATGCGAATGCAGCTTCTGTTATGCCTTTTGGTTTTATTAAGGATATCAATCACCCTGAAATAATTCATAATACCGATCGTCAGTGGTTTGGTGAAACACGATCTGGAGCAGGGCAATATATTGAAGCGCTTCACAAGGAAGGTATTAAGGTAATGGTGAAACCGCAATTATGGATTTCTCATGGCGAATTTACCGGATTTTTAAAAGCAACTTCGGAAGCCGATTGGCAGTTGTTAGAAACTTCTTATACGGACTTTATTATAGAATATGCTGAATTGGCAGAGGAGTTAAACGTGGAAGTGTTCTGCATCGGAACCGAGCTTGAAGAATTTATAAAAAATAGACCAGAGTATTGGCGTCAATTAATAAAGGAAATTAGAACGATTTATACAGGAAATCTAACTTATGCGGCCAATTGGGATGAATTTTGGACCACACCTTTTTGGTCGGAATTAGATTATGTAGGCATTGATGCTTATTTTCCGGTGAGTGATATGCAAACACCAACGATTGAGGATTGTATTAAAGGCTGGGAAAAACATAAGCAAGGTTTAAAAGCGTTTTCTGAAAAACTAGATCGACCAATAGTATTTACAGAGTTTGGCTATAGAAGTGTTGATTATTCTGGCAAAGAACCTTGGAGATATGATCGTTCTATGACTTCTGTTAATCTTGAAGCTCAAAATAATGCCACACAAGCCTTGTTTGATGCTATTTGGCAAGAGGACTGGTTTGCTGGTGGTTACTTATGGAAATGGTTTATAGATCACCATAAAGTTGGTGGTTTGGAAGACAATCAATTTACTCCACAGAATAAGCCCGTTGAAGAAATACTTAAGGTGCATTACGGAAAGTATTAG
- a CDS encoding NAD(P)/FAD-dependent oxidoreductase, with product MEHIVIIGNGISGVTLARHIRKLSDKKITIVSAETDYFFSRTALMYVYMGHMKFEHTQPYENWFWKKNRIELKKGYVKQVETETKTLHFAEGDTLHYDKLIIATGSKPNKFGWPGQDLDGVIGMYHKQDLEQLEKYAPNKEVCKRAVIVGGGLIGIELAEMLNSRKIPVTFLVRENSFWNGVLPEGESKMINDHIKNHHIDLRLSTNLKEIKSDENGKVKSVIIEETGEELECNVVGLTAGVTPNVDFLKDSDIELGRGVKVNRFLETNIADVYAIGDCAEQHEAIGNRRPIEAVWYTGRMMGETLAQTICGNKTPYKPGHWFNSAKFLDIEYQTYGWVFGERGRPEYEHHFHWKHAKENICITVAFHKDTKEFLGINTFGIRMRHEIFDKWLTEKRDVDYVMSYLKDANFDPEFFKTYENDILKQYNNTFNTNLTAHKKSWKRIFSKV from the coding sequence ATGGAACACATTGTAATTATTGGAAACGGTATTTCTGGAGTAACGCTCGCAAGACACATCCGAAAATTATCAGACAAAAAAATAACTATCGTCTCTGCCGAAACCGATTATTTCTTCTCACGTACCGCATTAATGTACGTTTATATGGGACACATGAAGTTTGAACACACCCAACCTTACGAAAATTGGTTCTGGAAAAAAAATAGAATTGAACTAAAGAAAGGCTATGTAAAACAGGTCGAAACAGAAACAAAAACCCTTCATTTTGCAGAAGGAGACACCTTACATTACGATAAATTAATTATAGCCACAGGAAGCAAACCGAATAAATTTGGTTGGCCAGGACAAGATTTAGACGGAGTGATTGGCATGTATCATAAACAAGATTTAGAACAACTTGAAAAATACGCACCTAATAAAGAAGTTTGTAAACGTGCTGTGATTGTTGGTGGTGGACTAATTGGCATTGAATTGGCTGAAATGCTAAACTCGAGAAAAATTCCAGTAACGTTTTTAGTTCGAGAAAATAGCTTTTGGAATGGCGTTTTACCTGAAGGTGAAAGTAAAATGATTAACGATCATATAAAAAATCATCATATCGATTTACGATTATCAACAAACTTAAAAGAAATAAAATCTGACGAAAACGGAAAAGTCAAATCTGTAATCATTGAAGAAACAGGTGAAGAACTCGAATGTAATGTGGTTGGTTTAACCGCAGGAGTAACTCCAAATGTTGATTTTTTAAAAGATTCTGATATCGAATTAGGACGTGGAGTAAAAGTGAATCGTTTTTTAGAAACTAACATTGCAGATGTATATGCTATTGGAGATTGTGCTGAACAACATGAAGCCATTGGAAACCGACGTCCTATTGAAGCCGTTTGGTACACAGGTCGAATGATGGGAGAGACTTTGGCACAAACCATCTGTGGAAACAAGACGCCATATAAACCAGGCCATTGGTTTAACTCAGCGAAGTTTTTAGATATTGAATATCAAACTTATGGTTGGGTATTTGGAGAACGTGGACGTCCAGAATACGAGCATCATTTTCATTGGAAACATGCCAAAGAAAATATTTGCATTACAGTAGCTTTTCATAAAGACACTAAAGAATTTTTAGGCATCAATACGTTTGGTATTAGAATGCGTCACGAAATTTTTGATAAGTGGTTAACTGAAAAAAGAGATGTGGATTACGTGATGAGCTATTTAAAAGATGCCAACTTTGATCCTGAATTTTTCAAAACTTATGAAAACGATATTCTAAAACAATACAACAACACATTTAACACCAATCTTACCGCACATAAAAAGAGTTGGAAACGCATTTTTAGCAAGGTCTAA
- a CDS encoding sterol desaturase family protein: protein MEKYLDIFTKSYSNYWNYLKYELIDLNHWDNFFYGLIVISVLVWILEIAFPWRKEQALFRKDFWLDTFYMFFNFFLLNLIILIALSNTVSELFNDILGVVGLSLSSFQLFDVKALPKWLGLFILFIVSDFVQWNTHRLLHRFEWLWNFHKVHHSIKEMGFAGHLRYHWMEPIVYKTILYVPLAIIGGFDAQDVAIVYFFNITIGHLNHANLGWDYGILKYIFNNPKMHIWHHVKELPKGERFGVNFGITLSLWDYLFKTDYIPHDGRDIELGFDDDENFPKDFMSQSAYPAFQRKRKTE from the coding sequence ATGGAAAAATACCTAGACATATTCACAAAATCATATTCCAATTACTGGAACTACCTGAAATATGAACTTATTGACCTTAACCATTGGGACAATTTCTTCTATGGTCTTATTGTGATATCTGTTTTAGTTTGGATTTTAGAAATTGCCTTTCCATGGAGAAAAGAGCAAGCACTTTTCAGAAAAGATTTTTGGTTGGACACCTTTTATATGTTCTTCAATTTCTTTCTTTTAAATCTCATTATACTTATTGCGCTGTCTAATACGGTTTCGGAATTATTCAATGATATTTTGGGAGTTGTTGGCTTATCACTTTCAAGTTTTCAGCTTTTTGATGTTAAAGCACTACCTAAATGGTTAGGTTTATTCATCCTTTTTATTGTGTCAGATTTTGTACAATGGAATACCCACAGGCTTTTACATCGATTTGAATGGCTTTGGAATTTCCACAAAGTACATCACAGCATTAAGGAAATGGGATTTGCAGGGCATTTACGATATCATTGGATGGAACCTATTGTTTATAAAACAATATTATACGTTCCGCTTGCTATAATTGGTGGATTTGACGCGCAAGATGTAGCGATCGTCTATTTCTTTAATATTACCATTGGACATTTAAATCATGCGAATTTGGGCTGGGATTATGGAATTTTAAAATACATTTTTAACAATCCAAAGATGCACATTTGGCATCACGTTAAAGAATTACCTAAAGGAGAACGGTTTGGTGTGAATTTCGGAATCACCTTAAGTCTTTGGGATTATTTGTTTAAAACCGATTACATTCCACACGATGGAAGAGACATCGAATTAGGCTTTGATGACGACGAAAATTTCCCAAAAGATTTTATGAGTCAGTCTGCATATCCTGCATTTCAGCGCAAACGGAAAACAGAATAA
- a CDS encoding TIGR04283 family arsenosugar biosynthesis glycosyltransferase gives MISIIIPVLNEAERIGDVLMHLFENSDAAHVSEIIVVDGGSTDGTQDKVKNFVTSSNSERREALYREDFSDILDTKFQKKNFTRTDIQLIHSEKGRAKQMNLGAKLATGNILYFLHADSFPPKHFDQLIIDEINKGNKAGCFRMQFDSNHWWLRLASWFTQFSWRACRGGDQSQFITKTLFNDIGGYDENYIIYEDNILINELYTRKEYVVINKKIITSARLYRKHGVWTLQYHFWMIYVKKWFGASAYDLLAYYKKYVC, from the coding sequence ATGATAAGTATTATTATTCCTGTTTTAAACGAAGCTGAACGTATTGGTGATGTATTGATGCACCTTTTTGAAAATTCTGATGCTGCTCATGTTTCTGAAATTATTGTGGTGGATGGCGGAAGTACGGATGGGACTCAGGATAAGGTTAAAAACTTCGTTACTTCGAGTAATTCTGAACGCAGAGAAGCATTGTATCGAGAAGATTTTTCAGATATTCTCGATACAAAATTTCAAAAAAAGAATTTCACTCGAACTGACATACAACTCATTCATTCAGAAAAAGGCAGAGCAAAACAAATGAACCTTGGCGCAAAGCTTGCAACTGGAAATATTTTATATTTTCTTCATGCCGATTCTTTTCCTCCAAAACATTTTGATCAACTCATTATAGATGAAATAAACAAAGGGAATAAAGCAGGTTGCTTTAGAATGCAGTTTGACAGCAACCATTGGTGGCTGCGTTTAGCGAGTTGGTTCACCCAATTTTCTTGGCGTGCTTGCAGAGGAGGAGACCAAAGTCAGTTTATAACCAAAACACTGTTTAACGACATTGGTGGTTATGACGAAAATTATATCATTTATGAAGACAACATATTAATTAACGAGCTCTACACTCGCAAAGAATATGTGGTTATCAATAAAAAAATTATTACCTCAGCACGACTCTATCGTAAACATGGTGTTTGGACATTACAGTATCACTTCTGGATGATATATGTAAAGAAATGGTTTGGTGCTTCAGCCTATGATTTGCTGGCTTATTATAAGAAGTATGTTTGTTAG
- a CDS encoding BamA/TamA family outer membrane protein — protein MKQKSIVFILIFSLGLFGYSQEVNVSEVIIEGNKRTRTNFLKRLAFVKEGSAVDSIRIASDVRRFKLLPSVASASSKLEKVDDTTYRLIYTVVENFAIIPGLNVSQDNNDDLAFRTSVFDFNFLGQNQIIGGFYSKNVFDSYGFYWEAPNLFTRKLGIGINYQNNVLQEPIFFDDERDVKYKNTNRAFEIRLMYEHNFKNRFEFGFNIANDDYNYLSGDVPESIPETLGVDKVSAVGGYEYNNITNEYQYVDGFRSIFTYSFTLHSNGNNDLLRNFFIGRNDFEYFKRIGNKGNWANRLRLGYATNDTTPFAPFALDNQLNIRGVGNTIDRGTASVVLNTEYRHTIIEKGWFAMQANAFVDAGTWQESGGNLGDLIEGEKASVFSGLGVRFIHKRIFNAVFRIDYGVGIGKKANNGIVFGIGQYF, from the coding sequence TTGAAACAAAAATCAATAGTATTTATTCTTATATTTTCTTTAGGTCTTTTTGGTTATTCACAAGAAGTGAATGTCTCGGAGGTTATAATAGAAGGCAATAAACGTACACGAACCAATTTTTTAAAGCGTTTGGCTTTTGTAAAAGAAGGGAGTGCAGTAGATTCTATAAGAATAGCATCGGATGTTAGACGTTTTAAATTATTACCATCGGTGGCGAGTGCCTCCTCAAAATTAGAAAAAGTTGATGACACTACTTATAGACTTATATATACGGTTGTTGAAAATTTCGCTATCATTCCAGGATTGAATGTGTCTCAAGATAATAATGACGATTTAGCATTTAGAACCTCCGTTTTTGATTTCAATTTTCTAGGTCAAAACCAAATCATTGGTGGGTTTTATAGTAAGAATGTATTCGATTCTTATGGGTTTTATTGGGAAGCCCCTAATTTATTTACTAGGAAATTAGGGATTGGCATTAACTATCAAAATAATGTATTACAAGAACCTATATTTTTTGACGACGAACGCGATGTTAAATATAAAAATACGAATAGAGCCTTTGAGATACGATTAATGTACGAGCATAATTTTAAAAATAGATTCGAATTTGGCTTTAATATCGCTAATGACGACTATAATTACCTAAGTGGAGATGTGCCTGAATCTATACCTGAAACTTTAGGCGTAGATAAAGTATCGGCTGTTGGTGGGTATGAATATAATAATATCACCAATGAGTACCAATACGTCGATGGTTTTAGAAGTATTTTTACCTATAGTTTTACATTACACTCTAATGGTAATAATGATCTATTACGTAATTTTTTTATTGGTAGAAACGATTTTGAATATTTTAAACGGATTGGTAACAAAGGGAACTGGGCTAATAGATTACGTTTAGGTTATGCCACTAACGATACTACACCATTTGCACCTTTTGCTCTAGATAATCAACTTAATATAAGAGGGGTTGGGAATACTATAGATAGAGGAACTGCTTCTGTTGTCCTTAATACAGAATACAGACATACGATAATAGAAAAAGGTTGGTTTGCCATGCAGGCAAATGCCTTTGTAGATGCTGGTACATGGCAAGAATCTGGTGGTAACCTTGGGGATTTAATAGAAGGTGAAAAAGCGTCTGTATTCTCTGGTTTAGGTGTTCGGTTTATTCACAAGCGTATTTTTAATGCTGTTTTTCGAATTGATTATGGTGTTGGCATAGGAAAAAAAGCGAATAATGGTATTGTCTTCGGTATTGGTCAATATTTTTAG
- a CDS encoding metallophosphoesterase family protein produces the protein MRTLAIGDIHGGLRGLIQVVERANVSSDDALIFLGDYVDGWSEAAQVIQYLIDLSKTNTCVFIKGNHDIWCEQWLAYGTVNDVWFKNGGKETIESYDGFSKDQKLMHLDFFESMPLYHMDSQNRLFVHAGFTSMHGVERELHKENFYFDRTLWEMALTMDQRIEKNSKLYPNRLKHYSEIYIGHTPTINFGKDKPMHAANVWDVDTGATFTGKLSAIDIDTKEVFQSDKLMDLYPDELGRNKR, from the coding sequence ATGCGAACGTTAGCAATAGGAGATATTCATGGTGGTTTAAGAGGTTTAATTCAGGTGGTAGAACGCGCAAATGTGAGTTCTGATGATGCATTAATTTTCTTAGGAGATTATGTAGATGGTTGGAGTGAAGCGGCACAAGTCATTCAGTATCTCATTGATTTATCTAAAACAAACACATGCGTTTTTATTAAAGGTAATCATGATATTTGGTGCGAACAGTGGTTGGCTTATGGTACCGTGAATGATGTTTGGTTTAAAAATGGAGGTAAAGAAACCATAGAAAGTTACGATGGATTCTCTAAAGACCAAAAATTAATGCATCTCGACTTTTTTGAAAGTATGCCTTTATATCATATGGATTCACAAAATCGATTATTTGTGCATGCAGGCTTTACCTCTATGCATGGTGTGGAACGCGAATTACACAAAGAAAACTTCTATTTTGATAGAACGCTCTGGGAAATGGCATTAACGATGGATCAACGAATAGAGAAAAACTCTAAACTTTACCCTAACCGCTTGAAGCATTATTCCGAAATTTATATTGGTCATACACCTACCATTAATTTTGGTAAAGATAAGCCTATGCATGCTGCTAATGTCTGGGATGTAGATACAGGCGCAACGTTTACAGGAAAACTATCGGCTATTGATATTGATACAAAAGAAGTTTTTCAAAGTGATAAGCTTATGGATTTGTATCCTGATGAGTTGGGCCGGAACAAAAGATAG
- a CDS encoding DUF547 domain-containing protein produces the protein MKYLSVLIITLIFTLSCCGMQKSIKVSTNEIEKTEIPLPPKPPKKSANFKELMHKRWHTILQNHVSDDGNVDYKAIKNDKAEFDIYIDYLSDNQPNETWSKNEKLAYWINAYNALTIDLILRNYPTKSIKDIKDPWDQRLWKFGDTWQNLNDIEHKILRNMDEPRIHFAIVCASVSCPKLQNTAFTAVNLDAQLTKVTKEFLADTSKNELSKDNIKISKIFKWFKKDFETNGSLIDFLNQYADVTISESAKKSYTDYNWGLND, from the coding sequence ATGAAATATTTATCAGTATTAATTATCACTTTAATATTCACTTTGTCGTGTTGTGGTATGCAAAAATCAATTAAAGTTTCAACTAATGAGATTGAAAAAACAGAAATTCCGCTTCCACCAAAACCACCGAAAAAGTCTGCAAATTTTAAAGAATTAATGCACAAGCGATGGCATACGATTTTACAAAACCATGTATCAGATGATGGGAATGTCGATTATAAAGCCATTAAAAATGACAAGGCTGAATTTGATATTTATATTGACTATTTAAGTGATAATCAACCAAACGAAACATGGTCTAAAAATGAAAAATTAGCCTATTGGATTAACGCCTACAATGCACTTACTATAGATTTAATCCTTAGAAATTACCCAACAAAAAGCATTAAAGACATTAAAGACCCTTGGGATCAACGACTTTGGAAATTTGGTGATACCTGGCAAAACCTTAATGATATTGAGCATAAGATTCTTAGAAACATGGATGAACCTCGAATTCATTTCGCCATTGTTTGCGCTTCGGTATCTTGTCCTAAACTTCAGAATACGGCATTTACAGCTGTAAACTTAGATGCACAATTAACGAAGGTGACTAAAGAATTTTTAGCGGACACGTCTAAAAACGAACTTTCAAAAGACAACATTAAAATTTCAAAAATCTTTAAATGGTTTAAAAAAGACTTCGAAACAAACGGCAGCTTAATAGATTTTTTAAACCAATATGCTGACGTAACCATTTCAGAATCGGCTAAGAAAAGTTACACGGATTATAATTGGGGTTTGAATGATTAA
- a CDS encoding carboxypeptidase-like regulatory domain-containing protein, which translates to MKINQIIIALALFLTSQSYGQQTFSSTLLDSKTEQPIAFATIQFNSNNGVISNDNGEFNISITRAIKATDSLMISCLGYEEKRIPLLNFNNSTIYLTSKTVDLSEVLVTNKNYTIDEILDKIKEGLTVNYDYSYNKRKLFYRTSYYDEMDKYDVKLEKSTIPEFNQLFIDSLLQIMPKNNSNHTEILGELYGEIEPEASQKMDILKACRLYDKSKDINLNNYEKRFNDIFKKYVKRDSYFKIKSGWFSVKEEMDSSLFGDTNEKEEAVTDALLAEQQKKDSIRKIGFLHWRKMMIHNFENNNFIDEDNDLNFIHKSGRYEFEIADYAYINDMFVYVIPFKPKRSEDFSGTMYVNTEDFAVVRVDYKNVKPLSKFSILGISMRKYLKEGTIIFQKNDNEKYTLKYRDETLGEQIGVKRPFKIVEKNKHVKGRRKQNELKGDIHFIVRNIEKTELIVFETHMISESDFKNFKEKPQVSPTQLNQYNPEFWKGYNIIEPNKAIKEFKVMTSE; encoded by the coding sequence ATGAAAATCAATCAAATCATCATTGCGCTTGCGTTATTTTTAACGTCGCAATCTTACGGACAGCAAACCTTTTCTTCAACATTACTAGACTCTAAAACAGAGCAACCCATTGCTTTTGCGACGATTCAGTTTAACTCAAATAATGGGGTTATAAGTAATGATAATGGAGAATTTAATATCAGTATTACACGTGCTATAAAAGCAACCGACTCATTAATGATTAGTTGTTTGGGGTATGAAGAAAAACGAATTCCGCTTTTAAACTTTAACAACTCTACGATTTACTTAACCTCAAAAACCGTTGATCTTTCTGAAGTATTAGTCACCAATAAAAACTATACAATTGACGAAATTCTAGATAAAATAAAAGAAGGCTTAACTGTAAATTACGATTATAGTTACAACAAACGAAAATTGTTTTATAGAACGTCTTACTATGATGAAATGGATAAGTATGATGTTAAATTAGAAAAGTCAACCATACCAGAATTTAACCAGTTATTTATAGATAGCTTGCTTCAAATTATGCCCAAAAACAATAGTAATCATACTGAAATACTAGGTGAACTCTACGGAGAAATTGAACCTGAAGCATCTCAAAAAATGGACATCCTAAAAGCGTGTCGTTTGTATGACAAATCTAAAGACATTAACTTAAACAACTATGAAAAACGATTTAATGACATCTTTAAAAAGTATGTAAAACGCGATTCGTATTTTAAAATTAAATCGGGTTGGTTTAGTGTAAAAGAAGAGATGGACTCATCTTTATTTGGAGATACAAACGAGAAAGAAGAAGCCGTTACTGATGCTTTACTTGCAGAACAACAGAAGAAAGATTCCATACGTAAAATTGGCTTTTTACATTGGCGAAAAATGATGATTCATAATTTTGAAAACAATAATTTTATTGATGAAGACAACGACCTCAACTTTATTCATAAATCGGGTCGGTATGAATTTGAAATAGCAGATTATGCTTATATCAATGATATGTTTGTATATGTGATTCCGTTTAAGCCCAAACGAAGTGAAGACTTTTCTGGTACCATGTATGTGAATACAGAAGATTTTGCAGTAGTACGAGTGGATTACAAAAACGTGAAGCCACTCAGTAAGTTTTCTATCCTTGGTATTTCAATGCGGAAATATTTAAAAGAAGGCACTATCATCTTTCAGAAAAACGATAACGAAAAATATACTTTAAAATATAGAGATGAAACCTTAGGAGAACAAATTGGTGTGAAGCGTCCTTTTAAAATTGTGGAGAAAAACAAACATGTAAAAGGCAGACGCAAACAAAATGAATTAAAAGGTGATATTCATTTTATTGTTAGAAATATTGAAAAAACAGAACTTATTGTCTTCGAAACCCATATGATTTCCGAATCTGATTTTAAAAACTTTAAAGAAAAACCACAAGTTTCACCAACACAATTAAACCAATACAATCCTGAATTTTGGAAAGGTTATAATATTATTGAACCTAATAAAGCTATAAAAGAATTTAAAGTGATGACTTCAGAGTAG